A genomic segment from Nocardiopsis sp. Huas11 encodes:
- a CDS encoding AAA family ATPase codes for MYTVRISQTDPYAFSTLGAAVRDERFTGHDLYLQVDPGHYMEPQVIGVSRHLVVVPSSGPGTVTVAAGDTNVFNVHEGRLELHGIHVRNSSTRYPPVYVQPEAAFKAADCAFISSTWVRLVKATAEIANCRFEGGGLRLERSEGVVSRVHFDRAPLSISEPCAPQVSEVDFVGGNGKNHALLIEQASPTISHARFTDCGGERLCAVGVEDTARPTFTDVEITGTEGWPVRVMGRSKASFTRLRVRQGRTGNSSVHFWDEAEGTLTDCEITGAPYRALEVQTGSLKVKGLRVRESVAGLIATDAAVVAEDVAMSDIDKNAVWVTEGSLRATGLVMADSSPKNTESLAAIAVSRARIDLTGVKVTGWSGPGVLSRGARGTIADLVCDRSDTGVWAEEDSTLTLRGYTSEDCDNAVMVHSGSEVEVSGARLADGSGDGVQVVGARVVVRSSEVSGNQSSGVGIGDGGVAVLEDTTIRDGAASAVFVLGEGRVRMRGCTLTGNAGKGVKAMDGAAVETEDCVFRENAEGNGVQAKARTDGQGGQGGQDAPVGEPAPLDGLLAELDAMVGLEGVKKEVRSIVNLQQVSAKRAAAGLPELNMSRHLVFSGPPGTGKTTVARLYGEILRSLGVLENGQFVEAARQDLVAEHLGGTSAKVAEVVERARGGVLFVDEAYALSRKFGSGSDFGQEAIDTLIKLMEDLREEVVIIFAGYSSEMRGFLDANPGLRSRVARTIDFENYAPEQLTTIFASVADKQGYSLGEGVRELVTAHFQAQKRDETFGNGREARRLFEEIVQAQATRIVDEGVGGAAELALILPEDLSTIVDAGLASRLSGPRDADQAEALMARLQGMVGLAEVKREVADLTNLISAGRRRQAAGLEAPLPSRHLVFAGAPGTGKTTVARVYGELLAALGVLAQGQVVEAARADLVGQYVGHTAQRTREVFEKARGGVLFIDEAYALARPGGTGHDFGQEAIDTLLKLMEDHRDEVVVIVAGYTDEMRSFMATNPGLDSRFSRTVEFAPYSREELAHIFVAMAEGADFLVPEESRAALVELLGEHAELFAAGNGREVRKLFESSVTRQSRRIEAAALEGRDPSVVELQTLRPEDVVLG; via the coding sequence ATGTACACGGTCCGTATTTCGCAGACCGACCCCTATGCCTTCTCGACTCTGGGCGCGGCGGTGCGCGACGAGAGGTTCACGGGCCATGACCTGTACCTCCAGGTGGATCCGGGCCACTACATGGAGCCCCAGGTCATCGGGGTGTCCCGACACCTGGTCGTGGTGCCGTCATCGGGTCCCGGCACGGTCACCGTCGCCGCCGGCGACACCAACGTGTTCAACGTGCACGAGGGGCGCCTGGAGCTGCACGGGATCCACGTGCGCAACTCCTCCACGCGGTACCCGCCCGTGTACGTGCAGCCCGAGGCCGCCTTCAAGGCGGCGGACTGCGCCTTCATCTCGTCGACGTGGGTACGCCTGGTCAAGGCGACGGCGGAGATCGCCAACTGCCGCTTCGAGGGCGGCGGGCTCCGCCTGGAGCGGTCCGAGGGCGTCGTGAGCCGGGTGCACTTCGACCGTGCCCCCCTGAGCATCTCCGAGCCCTGCGCCCCGCAGGTGAGCGAGGTCGACTTCGTCGGCGGCAACGGCAAGAACCACGCGCTGCTCATCGAGCAGGCCTCCCCGACGATCAGCCACGCCAGGTTCACCGACTGCGGTGGCGAGCGCCTGTGCGCGGTGGGGGTCGAGGACACCGCCAGGCCGACCTTCACCGATGTGGAGATCACCGGAACCGAGGGCTGGCCGGTCCGGGTGATGGGCCGGTCCAAGGCGAGCTTCACCCGGCTGCGCGTCCGGCAGGGGCGGACGGGCAACTCCTCCGTGCACTTCTGGGACGAGGCCGAGGGCACGCTGACCGACTGCGAGATCACCGGCGCGCCCTACCGCGCGCTGGAGGTCCAGACCGGGTCGCTCAAGGTCAAGGGCCTGAGGGTGCGGGAGTCCGTCGCGGGCCTGATCGCCACGGACGCCGCCGTGGTGGCCGAGGACGTGGCCATGAGCGACATCGACAAGAACGCCGTCTGGGTGACGGAGGGCAGCCTCAGGGCCACCGGCCTGGTCATGGCGGACAGCTCCCCGAAGAACACGGAGAGCCTCGCCGCGATCGCGGTCTCCCGGGCGCGGATCGACCTCACCGGGGTGAAGGTGACCGGGTGGTCGGGGCCCGGCGTGCTCTCCAGAGGGGCCCGGGGCACCATCGCCGACCTGGTCTGCGACCGCTCCGACACCGGCGTCTGGGCGGAGGAGGACAGCACGCTGACGCTGCGGGGCTACACGTCCGAGGACTGCGACAACGCCGTGATGGTGCACTCCGGTTCCGAGGTGGAGGTCTCCGGCGCCCGCCTGGCCGACGGCTCGGGGGACGGCGTCCAGGTCGTGGGCGCCCGCGTGGTCGTGCGCTCCTCGGAGGTGAGCGGGAACCAGAGTTCGGGGGTCGGTATCGGCGACGGCGGTGTGGCCGTCCTGGAGGACACCACGATCCGGGACGGCGCGGCGAGCGCGGTGTTCGTCCTCGGTGAGGGCCGGGTCCGGATGCGGGGCTGCACGCTCACCGGGAACGCCGGCAAGGGTGTGAAGGCCATGGACGGGGCGGCCGTGGAGACCGAGGACTGCGTGTTCAGGGAGAACGCCGAAGGCAACGGCGTTCAGGCCAAGGCGCGCACGGACGGCCAGGGCGGGCAGGGCGGGCAGGACGCGCCGGTGGGGGAGCCCGCGCCGCTGGACGGGCTGCTGGCCGAACTGGACGCGATGGTCGGGCTGGAGGGGGTCAAGAAGGAGGTCCGGTCCATCGTCAACCTCCAGCAGGTCAGCGCCAAGCGCGCGGCGGCCGGCCTGCCCGAGCTCAACATGAGCCGCCACCTGGTCTTCTCCGGTCCGCCCGGGACCGGCAAGACCACGGTCGCGCGCCTGTACGGGGAGATCCTGCGCTCCCTGGGGGTGCTGGAGAACGGCCAGTTCGTGGAGGCGGCGCGCCAGGACCTGGTGGCCGAGCACCTGGGCGGGACCAGCGCCAAGGTGGCCGAGGTGGTCGAGCGGGCCCGGGGCGGCGTGCTCTTCGTCGACGAGGCCTACGCGCTGTCGCGCAAGTTCGGCAGCGGCAGCGACTTCGGCCAGGAGGCCATCGACACCCTCATCAAGCTCATGGAGGACCTGCGTGAGGAGGTCGTCATCATCTTCGCGGGCTACTCCAGCGAGATGCGCGGCTTCCTCGACGCCAACCCGGGGCTGCGGTCGCGCGTGGCCCGCACGATCGACTTCGAGAACTACGCGCCCGAGCAGCTGACCACGATCTTCGCGAGCGTGGCCGACAAACAGGGCTACTCGCTCGGAGAGGGCGTCCGGGAACTGGTGACCGCGCACTTCCAGGCGCAAAAGCGCGACGAGACCTTCGGCAACGGGCGCGAGGCGCGCCGCCTGTTCGAGGAGATCGTGCAGGCCCAGGCCACGCGGATCGTCGACGAGGGCGTCGGCGGGGCCGCGGAGCTGGCCCTGATCCTGCCCGAGGACCTGTCCACGATCGTGGACGCCGGCCTGGCGTCCCGCCTGTCCGGCCCCCGGGACGCGGACCAGGCCGAGGCGCTGATGGCGCGCCTGCAGGGCATGGTCGGCCTGGCGGAGGTCAAGCGCGAGGTCGCCGACCTCACGAACCTGATCTCGGCCGGCCGGCGCCGTCAGGCGGCGGGGCTGGAGGCCCCGCTGCCCTCACGGCACCTGGTGTTCGCGGGCGCCCCCGGCACGGGCAAGACCACGGTCGCCCGGGTCTACGGCGAACTGCTGGCCGCCCTGGGCGTGCTCGCCCAGGGGCAGGTGGTGGAGGCCGCCCGGGCCGACCTCGTGGGCCAGTACGTCGGGCACACCGCCCAGCGGACCCGTGAGGTGTTCGAGAAGGCCCGTGGCGGGGTCCTGTTCATCGACGAGGCCTACGCCCTGGCGCGTCCGGGCGGCACCGGGCACGACTTCGGCCAGGAGGCGATCGACACGCTCCTGAAGCTGATGGAGGACCACCGCGACGAGGTCGTGGTGATCGTGGCGGGCTACACGGACGAGATGCGCTCGTTCATGGCCACCAACCCCGGTCTGGACTCGCGGTTCTCGCGGACCGTCGAGTTCGCCCCGTACTCCCGTGAGGAACTCGCGCACATCTTCGTGGCGATGGCCGAGGGCGCCGACTTCCTGGTCCCGGAGGAGAGCCGCGCCGCCCTGGTGGAGCTGCTCGGAGAGCACGCGGAGCTGTTCGCCGCCGGCAACGGGCGCGAGGTCCGCAAGCTCTTCGAGTCGAGCGTCACCCGCCAGTCCCGGCGGATCGAGGCGGCGGCCCTGGAGGGGCGCGATCCGAGCGTCGTCGAACTCCAGACCCTGCGCCCCGAAGATGTCGTTTTGGGGTGA
- a CDS encoding exonuclease domain-containing protein, protein MRNRYPGTCTTCSDSVGTGDGVVVKEGGRWRTYCADHEPRPTPPARGDHLGWHTTPLLGFDSETSDRDPATAFLVSAALVDREGKSRTWLVDPGPREIPADAVAIHGISTERAREEGRPAVECLDEIAQALAEQLGAGQGLVVFNAPYDLGVLAAELARHGLPSLTDRLGGPVAPVVDPLVIDRGLDPYRRGKRNLGAMSEFYGVALTDAHTATADAVAALAIAEEIGARHADVAALGLGELHQRQVEWALGYARGRQEWLDRTKPGHGTQVDGTWP, encoded by the coding sequence ATGCGCAACCGCTACCCCGGGACCTGCACCACCTGCTCGGACTCCGTCGGCACCGGTGACGGGGTCGTCGTCAAGGAGGGCGGCCGATGGCGCACGTACTGCGCCGACCACGAGCCGCGCCCCACCCCGCCCGCCCGCGGGGACCACCTGGGCTGGCACACCACCCCGCTGCTCGGGTTCGACTCCGAGACCTCCGACCGCGACCCCGCCACCGCCTTCCTCGTCTCGGCGGCACTGGTCGACCGCGAGGGCAAGAGCCGCACGTGGCTGGTCGACCCCGGCCCCCGCGAGATCCCCGCCGACGCGGTCGCCATCCACGGCATCAGCACCGAGCGTGCGCGCGAGGAGGGCCGGCCGGCGGTGGAGTGCCTGGACGAGATCGCCCAGGCGCTGGCCGAGCAGCTCGGCGCCGGGCAGGGGCTGGTGGTCTTCAACGCGCCCTACGACCTCGGTGTGCTCGCCGCGGAGCTCGCCCGGCACGGCCTGCCCTCGCTCACGGACCGCCTCGGCGGCCCCGTGGCGCCCGTGGTGGACCCGTTGGTGATCGACCGCGGCCTGGACCCCTACCGCCGCGGCAAGCGCAACCTGGGCGCCATGAGCGAGTTCTACGGCGTGGCCCTGACCGACGCCCACACCGCGACCGCCGACGCCGTGGCCGCGCTCGCCATCGCCGAGGAGATCGGCGCGCGCCACGCGGACGTGGCCGCCCTCGGCCTGGGCGAGCTCCACCAGCGCCAGGTGGAGTGGGCCCTGGGATACGCCCGCGGACGCCAGGAGTGGCTGGACCGGACCAAGCCCGGTCACGGAACCCAGGTGGACGGCACCTGGCCCTAA
- a CDS encoding sigma-70 family RNA polymerase sigma factor, which translates to MTDQDLLHALRSSRTRTADAYAQLLDDYGEELFRRCILVLRDRDAAHVVLRDTLIVARAHACRLRDADRLGEWLHALAEAECARHQENGPRCPLPREWRMPERTSLVRARVLNGMVGPELDGYRTHVAARADRFDREGFPLEPGSGLGPRGLASLVPVALALLCALLAIACAGYVLARDSAHEPFPGAVSSRP; encoded by the coding sequence ATGACGGACCAGGATCTTCTCCACGCCCTGCGTTCCAGTCGGACTCGTACCGCGGACGCCTACGCGCAACTCTTGGATGACTATGGAGAGGAACTGTTCCGGCGCTGCATCCTGGTCCTGCGTGATCGCGACGCCGCCCACGTGGTGCTCAGGGACACCCTCATCGTGGCCCGCGCCCACGCGTGTCGACTGCGCGACGCCGACCGCCTGGGGGAGTGGCTGCACGCTCTGGCGGAGGCCGAGTGCGCGCGGCACCAGGAGAACGGGCCGCGCTGCCCGCTGCCGCGCGAGTGGCGCATGCCCGAGCGGACCTCGCTGGTGCGGGCCCGCGTGCTCAACGGGATGGTGGGCCCGGAGCTGGACGGGTACCGTACGCACGTCGCGGCGCGCGCCGACCGCTTCGACCGGGAGGGCTTCCCTCTGGAACCGGGGAGCGGGCTCGGTCCGCGCGGTCTGGCCTCACTCGTGCCCGTCGCCCTGGCGCTGCTCTGTGCGCTGCTGGCGATCGCCTGCGCGGGCTACGTCCTGGCCAGGGACAGCGCGCACGAGCCCTTCCCCGGAGCCGTCTCCAGTCGACCATGA
- a CDS encoding inorganic diphosphatase, with the protein MEFDVTIEIPKGERNKYEVDHETGRIRLDRMLFTSTTYPADYGFVEGTLGEDGDPLDALVLLKAPTFPGCLIRARAIGMFRMRDEAGGDDKLLCVPATDPRQEHLRDIHHVNEFERLEIEHFFTVYKDLEPGKSVEGASWVGRHEAEQEIVASVKRAEEAGAHGDTSHITSGE; encoded by the coding sequence ATGGAATTCGACGTTACGATCGAGATCCCCAAGGGGGAGCGCAACAAGTACGAGGTGGACCACGAGACCGGTCGCATCCGTCTCGACCGCATGCTGTTCACCTCAACGACCTACCCCGCCGACTACGGTTTCGTCGAGGGGACGCTCGGCGAGGACGGCGACCCCCTGGACGCCCTCGTCCTGCTGAAGGCTCCGACCTTCCCGGGCTGCCTGATCCGGGCCCGCGCCATCGGCATGTTCCGGATGCGCGACGAGGCGGGCGGCGACGACAAGCTGCTGTGCGTCCCGGCGACCGACCCCCGCCAGGAGCACCTGCGTGACATTCACCACGTGAACGAGTTCGAGCGCCTGGAGATCGAGCACTTCTTCACGGTCTACAAGGACCTGGAGCCGGGCAAGTCGGTCGAGGGCGCCAGCTGGGTCGGGCGCCACGAGGCCGAGCAGGAGATCGTCGCCTCGGTCAAGCGCGCCGAGGAGGCGGGTGCCCACGGCGACACCTCGCACATCACCTCGGGCGAGTAG